A window from gamma proteobacterium SS-5 encodes these proteins:
- a CDS encoding CHAD domain-containing protein, whose amino-acid sequence MQFQLSGLCADEFEQRLGERWPLRQGDREAYRADYLDTFDWRLYRDGLLLLAEQADAGYWLELCAYETAGLLLAGRNEAEPGLLDSLQAPALRQRLAEVVEMRRLLPQACLSGERKRLRLLDDEEKTLVRLELIRAQASGPALAQAGAETKQAVELPPLIRVIGLKGYEAERDRLIRWLEQSDGVLDAAHFYPRLLKAVAAEPGAYSAKLDFSLKPEQRADAAAKQILLFLLGVIEANLEGVKADTDSEFLHDLRVAVRRTRSALSQIKQVFDPISLAHYRQEFGWLGQISGPTRDMDVYLLKFPDYSNSLPEEYRDALEPLHRYLERHQRSEQKKLARRLQSKRLLSLLADWREFLQQPVPQVANHANAVRPVLEVASRRIHRMYKRVMREGRLIEDDSPAEELHELRKSCKKLRYLMEFFQSLYPASEIKSLIKSIKALLDNLGDFQDLEVQAGKMKQMSEELRQSRVSTETLLAIGMLIDGLLERQHQERTRFAQRFAEFASAENRALFDDLFKQRATNSGGQGA is encoded by the coding sequence ATGCAATTCCAACTCTCCGGCCTTTGCGCCGATGAATTCGAGCAGCGCTTGGGTGAGCGTTGGCCCCTGCGGCAGGGGGACAGAGAGGCCTACCGGGCCGATTACCTGGACACCTTCGACTGGCGCCTGTATCGGGACGGCCTGCTGCTGCTGGCCGAGCAGGCCGATGCGGGGTACTGGCTGGAGCTGTGCGCCTACGAGACGGCAGGGCTGCTGCTGGCGGGGCGCAATGAGGCCGAGCCGGGCCTGCTCGATTCCCTCCAGGCCCCGGCCCTGCGCCAGCGCCTGGCCGAGGTGGTGGAGATGCGTCGGCTGCTGCCCCAGGCGTGCCTGAGCGGTGAGCGCAAGCGCCTGCGCCTGTTGGATGATGAGGAGAAGACCCTGGTGCGGCTGGAGCTGATCCGCGCCCAGGCCAGCGGCCCGGCCTTGGCCCAGGCCGGTGCCGAGACCAAGCAGGCGGTCGAGTTGCCGCCCCTGATCCGGGTGATCGGCCTGAAGGGCTATGAGGCCGAGCGCGACCGCCTGATCCGCTGGTTGGAACAGTCCGATGGGGTGCTGGACGCGGCCCATTTCTATCCGCGCCTGCTCAAGGCGGTTGCCGCCGAGCCCGGCGCGTACAGCGCCAAGCTGGACTTCTCCCTCAAACCGGAGCAACGCGCCGATGCCGCCGCCAAGCAGATCCTGCTGTTTCTGCTGGGGGTGATCGAGGCCAATCTGGAGGGGGTGAAGGCGGATACGGATTCCGAGTTCCTGCACGATCTGCGCGTGGCGGTGCGGCGTACCCGTTCGGCCCTGAGCCAGATCAAGCAGGTGTTCGACCCCATCAGCCTGGCCCATTATCGGCAGGAGTTCGGCTGGCTGGGCCAGATCAGCGGGCCGACCCGGGATATGGATGTCTATCTGCTCAAGTTCCCCGACTACAGCAACAGCCTGCCGGAGGAATACCGCGATGCCCTGGAGCCCCTGCATCGCTATCTGGAGCGCCACCAACGCAGCGAGCAGAAGAAGTTGGCGCGGCGGCTGCAAAGCAAGCGCCTGCTCAGCCTGCTGGCCGACTGGCGTGAGTTTCTGCAGCAACCGGTGCCGCAGGTGGCGAACCATGCCAACGCCGTGCGGCCGGTGCTGGAGGTGGCCAGTCGGCGCATCCACCGGATGTACAAACGGGTCATGCGCGAGGGCCGCCTGATCGAGGACGACAGCCCTGCCGAGGAGCTGCATGAGCTGCGCAAGAGCTGCAAGAAGCTGCGTTACCTGATGGAGTTTTTCCAGAGCCTCTATCCTGCCAGCGAGATCAAATCGCTCATTAAATCGATCAAGGCGCTGCTCGACAACCTGGGAGATTTTCAGGACCTGGAGGTGCAGGCGGGGAAGATGAAGCAGATGTCCGAGGAGCTGCGCCAGTCCCGCGTCAGCACTGAGACCCTGCTCGCCATAGGCATGCTCATCGATGGCCTGCTGGAGCGCCAGCATCAGGAGCGCACCCGCTTTGCCCAGCGTTTTGCCGAGTTTGCCAGCGCCGAAAACCGGGCGCTGTTCGATGATTTGTTCAAACAGCGGGCGACAAACAGCGGAGGGCAGGGGGCATGA
- a CDS encoding ParA family protein, whose protein sequence is MKIIGVYNIKGGVGKTAAAVNLGHISAKAGMRTLIWDLDPQGASSFYFRIKPKVKGPKKLLRGERDLDQVIKATDYEQLDLLPADFSFRNMDLLLEGMSHPMQRLLALLKPLSQQYDRVYLDCPPSISLVSENVFRASSALVVPTIPTTLSLRTLHQLLEFLQGHKLGKTPVWPLLSMADRRKKMHKEVMESPPENSFQSVIPYSSSVELMGEYRKPLLEYSRSCPAARAYVELWKELERRLRAK, encoded by the coding sequence ATGAAGATCATCGGTGTGTACAACATCAAGGGCGGCGTGGGCAAGACTGCGGCTGCGGTCAACCTGGGCCATATCTCCGCCAAGGCCGGTATGCGTACCCTGATCTGGGACCTGGACCCGCAAGGGGCCTCAAGCTTTTATTTCCGCATCAAGCCCAAGGTCAAGGGGCCGAAAAAACTGCTGCGCGGTGAACGCGATCTGGATCAGGTCATCAAGGCCACAGACTATGAGCAGCTGGACCTGCTGCCGGCGGACTTTTCCTTTCGCAACATGGACCTGCTGCTGGAGGGGATGAGCCATCCCATGCAGCGCCTGCTGGCCCTGCTCAAGCCCCTGTCGCAGCAGTACGACCGCGTCTATCTGGATTGCCCGCCGAGCATCTCCCTGGTGTCCGAGAACGTGTTTCGCGCCTCCTCGGCCTTGGTGGTGCCGACCATTCCCACCACCCTGTCGCTGCGCACCCTCCATCAGCTGCTGGAGTTTCTGCAGGGGCACAAGCTGGGCAAGACCCCGGTCTGGCCGCTGCTGTCCATGGCCGACCGTCGCAAGAAGATGCACAAGGAGGTGATGGAGTCGCCACCCGAAAACAGCTTCCAGTCGGTGATCCCTTACAGCAGCAGCGTTGAGTTGATGGGCGAATACCGCAAGCCGCTGCTGGAGTATTCCCGCAGTTGCCCGGCGGCGCGGGCCTATGTGGAGCTGTGGAAGGAGCTGGAGCGCCGCCTGCGGGCAAAGTAG
- a CDS encoding M50 family metallopeptidase: MNPLLLLLMVLAIIASLFYAPGWLLAPLKWFEVFFHEFSHGLAALLSGGDILRVDLQFGGSGTCHYRGGFRPLVAFAGYAGASLWGLAIYSAAAALNKRTAHLLIALLLASLALVALLWARDLETWLILLLMAGILLLLLRHGEQSLLKLAVEFIGLFILISSIQSPLFLRYVQGRGDAADLRALTGIPELVWIGLWLLIGLTALLMVLRNGLRARKARLV; this comes from the coding sequence GTGAATCCTCTGCTGTTGTTGCTCATGGTACTGGCCATTATCGCCAGCCTGTTCTATGCCCCTGGCTGGCTGCTGGCCCCGTTGAAATGGTTCGAGGTGTTTTTCCATGAGTTCTCCCACGGCCTGGCGGCCCTGCTCAGTGGCGGCGATATCCTGCGGGTGGACCTCCAGTTCGGCGGCTCCGGCACCTGTCATTACCGTGGCGGGTTTCGCCCCCTGGTGGCCTTTGCCGGTTATGCCGGGGCCAGCCTCTGGGGCCTTGCCATCTACAGCGCCGCAGCGGCGCTGAACAAGCGCACCGCCCATCTGCTCATTGCTCTGCTGCTGGCCAGCCTGGCGCTGGTGGCCCTGCTCTGGGCGCGGGATCTGGAGACCTGGCTGATCCTGCTGCTGATGGCCGGGATACTGCTCCTGTTGCTGCGCCACGGTGAACAGTCCCTGCTCAAGCTGGCGGTGGAATTCATCGGCCTGTTTATCCTGATCAGCTCGATTCAATCACCGCTGTTTCTGCGCTATGTCCAGGGCAGGGGCGACGCCGCCGATCTGCGTGCGCTGACCGGCATCCCCGAGCTGGTCTGGATCGGCCTGTGGCTGTTGATCGGGCTGACCGCCCTGCTGATGGTCCTGCGCAACGGCCTGCGCGCCCGCAAGGCCCGGCTGGTCTGA
- a CDS encoding acetate kinase, producing MRILVINSGSSSIKFQLLQMADESLLLAGLLERIGEGEASLHLQLAGAQGQQRSVLAVDHQQGMGLILDALQQARVLSEARPLAAIGHRVVQGGEHFRAPCLLDGASIERIRACIPLAPLHNPANLAGIQACRALFPDLPQIAVFDTAFHQGMPESAWRYAVPDDWYRNHGVRRYGFHGSSHAYVAKRAADWLGRPLERCNLISLHLGNGASMAAIRAGRCEDTSMGMTPLEGLVMGSRSGDLDPAIPAYLNRVAGLSAEAIDAALNRDSGLKALCGENDMRRILQRAEADDPKAELALEIYCRRIRKYLGGYLALLGRVDALIFTGGIGEHAAPIRQRICADLDGLGIQLDLAANQAVNGEIAPIHRPGSRPLLVIRTNEELEIARQCKALIAKVEPEKRI from the coding sequence ATGCGCATTCTAGTGATCAACTCCGGCAGTTCCTCGATCAAGTTCCAGCTGTTGCAGATGGCCGATGAATCCCTGCTGCTGGCGGGCCTGCTGGAGCGCATAGGCGAGGGCGAGGCCAGCCTGCATCTGCAACTGGCCGGGGCGCAGGGGCAGCAGCGGTCGGTGTTGGCGGTGGATCACCAGCAGGGCATGGGGCTGATTCTGGACGCCCTGCAGCAGGCGCGGGTACTCAGCGAGGCCCGGCCGCTGGCGGCCATTGGCCATCGAGTGGTGCAGGGCGGCGAGCATTTTCGTGCCCCCTGCCTGCTGGACGGGGCGAGCATCGAGCGCATCCGCGCCTGCATCCCCCTGGCCCCGCTGCACAATCCGGCCAATCTGGCCGGCATCCAGGCCTGCCGCGCCCTGTTTCCCGATCTGCCGCAGATTGCCGTATTCGACACCGCCTTTCATCAGGGGATGCCCGAATCCGCTTGGCGCTATGCGGTGCCGGACGACTGGTACCGCAACCATGGGGTGCGCCGTTACGGCTTCCACGGCAGCTCTCATGCCTATGTCGCCAAGCGGGCGGCGGACTGGCTGGGTCGGCCGCTGGAGCGGTGCAACCTGATCAGCCTGCATCTGGGCAATGGAGCGAGCATGGCGGCCATCCGAGCTGGCCGCTGCGAGGATACCTCCATGGGCATGACCCCGCTGGAAGGCTTGGTGATGGGCAGCCGCAGCGGTGACCTGGACCCGGCCATCCCGGCCTATCTGAACCGGGTGGCCGGGCTCTCCGCCGAGGCCATAGATGCCGCCCTCAACCGCGACAGCGGCCTCAAGGCCCTGTGTGGCGAGAACGACATGCGCCGTATCCTGCAACGGGCCGAGGCCGACGACCCCAAGGCCGAGCTGGCGCTGGAGATCTACTGTCGGCGCATCCGCAAATACCTGGGCGGCTACCTGGCCCTGCTCGGCCGGGTCGATGCCCTGATCTTTACCGGTGGCATCGGCGAGCACGCCGCCCCCATCCGCCAGCGAATCTGCGCCGATCTCGATGGCCTGGGCATCCAGCTGGATCTGGCTGCCAATCAAGCAGTGAACGGCGAAATAGCCCCGATTCATCGCCCCGGCAGCAGGCCCCTGCTGGTGATCCGCACCAACGAGGAGCTGGAAATCGCCCGCCAGTGTAAAGCGCTAATCGCCAAGGTTGAACCTGAAAAGCGCATTTAG